Genomic DNA from Hirundo rustica isolate bHirRus1 chromosome 21, bHirRus1.pri.v3, whole genome shotgun sequence:
TGTGCAGAAGTTGTTGGGACCTGGCACCCTGCcctggccagcacagccagtgtttgcttggggatgtcactgctgctctgttACTGTCCTGGTGGCTCTTGGGTAACCTCCATCCTGGGTAATCATTGACTGTGCTGGGAAGGCTGGCAGGAGAGACCTCAGGTATCAGGGAGACCTGAATGCTGAGCTCAGGGGAAAATGTCCATGTCAGTGTCTGGAACGGTGTCCCTGCCTCAGCACATCCcgcaggcagctctgggctcgAGCGGCAGTACaatggcagagctcagccttgCCCAGGGTGCAGATCAACCCTTGTCCCTCTGTTCTGCCCTCTGGTCTGGAAGCCAGGCAGTGTGGGCAGTTGTTTCTGCAGGTAGGGCACCGGGCAGGTAGCATGGGCAGCCCCCAGAGGTCAGGTACAAGACAAATGACTcattttcaaagccttttccaaTGGAGGCAACCCCTTAGTGACTCGTGTCCTCTTGTAAGTCTCAGCTAAGTCTGGAGCCTGGCGCCCGGATTTCCCACACTGATTTTCCTGGGGATTATGCTGTTTCTAATGATCAATTAAAGCAAATTGGCCAGGTCCCCCAGGCCCCTAAATCCCAGTTAATCCCTGGCACCTTTTGTAACTCCAAGTGCTCATTCATTAAGTGGCAGTCCCACAGGGAAGTGTTTGCTCCAGGCATAGCTCTTCCCACATGAAACCTTCCGGGTCTGGGTTGTTTGTCTGGGTTCGAGAACTTGCTGTTTCTAATTGAGTTGTTTATCCTGGTGCTGTTTGCTCTGAACCAATCTCCCTTTCTTGGCTGGAATGAGGAAGTTCACTTTCTCAGGAACATTTTACTGCTTAGCTGCCTTCTTATCACTACTAATGATCCCATTAACCTCCTAAGAGCTCTTGCACTGGCTCTGGCATGGTCAGACAGGAGGCATCTCAGGTTGTTTGTGTCTTTTGCACTCTTGTCACTCTCCTGCATGACCCGCCTGTTTTCCACCTGCCTCAGCAACTTTTGTCTTTGGTGCTGTCATTTGACAGtatctcctgcttttccttaaCACAGTCCTACACAttccatccccttccctcttctctcctcctctAAGCTTGTCTCCCTGGGGCTGTTTGACCTTGTTTCTACCTGGGAAGCAGAAGTCCTTTTGCCACAGCAGGTCCCACAGcagtcccagccctggggagcgTCTGTCCAGGGGATTACACACACAGCCACCTCACCACAGGTACAAAGCTGTGGCTCCCTGTGTGCTGACCCATGGCAGAATGTGGGCACATGGCTCCTCACTTTCTCCAGCTCAGTGGGGATGAAAGGACATCCACCATGTCTGGCTCCCCAGAAGCATGACACCCctgtgccacaggcagggatctgcagggacagctggacCCAGCCAGACCAAagcatcatagaatcatagaatcccggaatggtttggattgaaaGAGACCTCTAAAGGTTATCTACTCCAGCCacctgctatgggcagggacaccttccactaccccaggttgctccaagccccatccagcctggccttgaacacttccaggggtagggcagccacagcttctctgggcaacctgtgccagggtctcaccatCCTCATTGTAAAAAACTCCTTTCTGTATCCAATCTAACTCTGTCCCCCTCGTCAGGCCCCTTGTCAGGCCCTGCTGACAGGTTTTTCCCCCCACAGGACTCGACCAGGCTGGgcacacagctgcagcccacAGGCCACAAACCATggcattatttttgtttttcccaatgGGAAAActcaccctgcagcacaggaggaTGCAGGAAGGATACCTGAGGACTGAGAGGATGAGCCAGCTGCTCTCCTCAGGCGTCCCCAGCAGTACTCAGGGCAGGGGGGAGAGGTGCTGTCCCAAGGGTAGCTGGTGACGGTAAGGTCTCAGCAGGAGTGCAGCACGTCCTGTGCGCCCAGAACACTGGGGTGGCTGCGGTCTCGCTGCCAGGTTACTGCCTGCTGTTTGTTTCACTTCCTGATACCAACAAATGCCTGCGGCTGGGTGTGAGGGCAGGGTGCCGGGGACACAAACCACCAGGGAACACTGCGTACCCATCCAGGCAGCGCTGCTCCGGCCCCCGCCCACACACTgagccctgggcacaggcagcCGCTGCCCTCTGCAGCGGGCTGGCCTGGCTCTGGCAGGTCCCCGTCCCACTGGGGCTCTGAGGGGACAGGGGTTGGCAGTGTTCCTGGGAGGGGAGACAGCCCTGTGACCTGTGATGGGGCCAAAAGCCCTGAGGGAGCTGGCGGCTGGCGCTGCTGGGTGCTGTTCCAGCCCTAAGCAGAGGGCACAGGCCTGGGCTGGTTCCCCAGTTATATAAGGGTGGCATGGCACCGGGACAAcaacagctgctctgctgggactgCCTGTGCTGTTCTGGGGCGTGCTGCCGCTGCCCCACGGGTGCCGGTGCCCGTGAGATGACGGCGCTGGCAAAGGTGGGCAGTGTGCAGTGGTGGGCAGCCctgtcagcagctcctggcacacacGTGTGCTGGGAACaggtcccttccctctgcccgGGCCTGGGCCTGCCATCGAGGCCTGAAACCTCCTACCTAGCTGGGACTGCTTGGAGGCGTGCTAAGGTCTCAGCCTGACCCAGCCTTGGAAAAACCCCCTTCTCAGAGGACATGAGCAGAGGGGAAACTAAGGCTTGGCAGAAGGGTGGGTGAGCTGTGGGGAAGGAGACAGGCTAGATGAGGAAGCTCTGGTGCACCCCCTCTGCACACCCCACCCACCCTGCTGCACAGGTTCTTGGGGGATGGGCTCCGCATGCTTGTTTTGTTCCTGGGGCATCCGCATGCTTGcatctctccctctccagctgtccCAGATGGGAGACTCCCAGTGCTCATGGAATGCTTTTGCAAGTGTCCTGGGGGGCTGCTGcatgcacagccccagcaccctgGCTGCCTGTGTAGGCTCCAACTGGTTCTTGCTCTCACCACGCACCAACCCCCATGGCACTGAGCTGCGACTTCCTCAGGGCTGGCACCACAGCTTGTGCCACTCTCCAGTGGCAGCCTCCACCGTGCAGCACAGCTTCCTCTTCTGAGAGGGCCCCCAGGCCTCAGCAGCTGTGGTGGGCTGGATCCATGGGGGTGCCAGGCGCCAAGGGCTGCATGGAAAATCCCATGCATGCATCTGTCTGCAAGGCTCccgcagggctgggctgggctgggctgggacatgGTGTTCGAtttgaggagcagggaggcacACAGTGTCTGAGGTGCAGGGAGGGATGTTGCATAAGGCCCTTCTGCCTGGCTGGAGTGGAATCTCTCTGGGAGAACCCAGTGAAGGAGTAAGAAcatgcagggctgggggtgtctCCCCTATATCCTGACCCTTGGGCAGACCCTCaaatcctgctgccctccctgtgctgctccaagctccctccctgctcacctGTGCTCACTGCACTACGCATCACGTACACAGGCTTCCCACCCTCTGCCACAGCATGCACCCCCGAGCCCTTCTCTCCATCATGCCCCTGAGCTACGCCAGCCGGGGTGGatccgggctgggctgggggacactgggggccCGGGGAGGCTGGGCGGGGGGTGTCGGGGGTGCGGGCTGCTGGGATGTGTGTTAACCCCTGGGGCACCGTGGGGCAGTGGGGAGGTGGGAGCTCTGCAAGGGCTGCCCTGTGCTATTGGCTGGCACTTTGTCACACCATGCCGCGGGATGGGAAAGGCTCTGCCCACCCGTGGGAGGAAGGCTGAGCTCTGAAGCAAGTGGTTCGGAGCGGGTGGCTGCAATGAGCGGGGTTTGCCACAGCCTGTCCCCGTGTGCCTCTGTGCTGTGAGGAACCCCAAggctgtggggaggggacagaggatGGGGAGAAACAGCAAACAGCACTCCCGACACCATCACTACACCCCTTGAACGGAGCTGGATCGAGGGGTGCAATTAGAACAAATGGAGCACAGAGTTCATTGCTGCAGGCCAAAGCTTCCCCAGCCAAGATGGGCCAGAAGGATGGCCGGACCATTTCCCAGCACCCACAACACCCACCATAGTGACCTGGCCAGTGCAAGCACAGCTGCCTTGTGGAACAGCccttcctggagcagctgtaaGCATGAGAggctggcagcactgggaatCTGCTGTGTGTGTCccccacaggctgctgcagtgcctgtgtgTGCAAGGGATGTGTATGTATATGGTAGAGGGGCCTGAATCTGTTTACACACACGCAGGAAAAGTCATCAGACACACAGGGGAAGGTCATCACACACATGTACTCACAAGGCACATATACGTACCCTTGCACTAGAGCACTTGCAGGGCTGCCTGCACAAGGCTGCTGTGGGGTCACCACGTTGAGACAGAACGGAGGAGAAAGCCATCCAGTAATGATTTCAAGCccctgtgttttgctgtttacCCGGCGTTTCCAAGGTGCCAACCACCCCCAGCTCCACCATGActcacacagggctggggctgaACAGCCCTCACCACAGCAGAGACATGAAACCAcgtggagctgtgctgctgcagcacagggtaTGGCCACCTACCTGCTCCCCTGGCCCCAGGATGGCTCTGGATGGCCCAGGAGTTGTGTTCCTAGAAAAGCCTGTGGGAGGATACTGCACCTTGCTTCAAACATCCTGCCAGCCTGGGGCTCTGCACAAACACCTCCAGGTTTTAACCTGTAGTAGCCATCAGCAGCCCCAGAgatggagggtttgggggttttttttgccctcCTTCATGTACCCCATGGGGTTGAATCAAAAGCTGGCTGTGCCCTAGAACAGCGTTGGGGCACCCCCCACCCCTGTCCAGCACTGTTCAATCCAGATGACCAACCCTCTTACTCTCATATCATGTTTTGAGATGgctcaaaatgaaaaaacaaaccagcaaacaaaaaatatcaatGATGGCTGTGAGAACAAAAACaccagaggaagagcagagctgggggtaCATACAGCTCCACACAGCCTGAGAAGagcttctcttcctttctgcttGTGCCCCCAAGTCTGCCCTGCATAGGTGTGACACAGGGGACAGAGACCTGCAGGTTCACAGCACTTTTCCCTACCACACATCCAGCCCCTGGGCAGGGGCTACCTGCTCTTATCTCCAAAAACCCATCTTGGCTCAGCCAGGGCCATCTAGGGGAAACTAAACCCCCTGCAAAggtggggagctgctggggaacaGCACCAGCCCAGCACCCCCACCAGTCCCACTGCAGCAAtcctcagcctcttctccagTGCCATCACTCTCCCCCCTCTTCCCAGCCACAGACACAGCTTGGGGCACGGGTATATATAAAAAGTAGAGTTTATTGCCATTTCTATCTAGATTTACACAACAGTGTCACCGCTTCTGACATCAAAAGCAATGTCCCGTCACATCCCAGAGAACAGGCCAGGGACAGAGAGGAGCCCAGGAGCATGGGCTGGCTCCTCCACCCCAGTGGGTTACAGCGCAGCCTGGTTCGTGGCTCTGCCCAGCGGTCAGTCCAGATCCTCCCAGCACTCCCACACGGTTGTGTCAGCTGGGATGCCAGAGAGGAGTGAATCTGTTCCCTCCTTGGCGCCAGTCGCAATAGTTGGCTGCCCACTGACAGGTGCTCACCATTCCAGTCTGCCGTCGAATGCCCCAGCTGCTCAGATGGGCATGGCTGACCCAGAGCGGGCACCCCGCAGCCTCAAAGGCACCTCTCGTGCGCATGTTTATACATAGATACAGCTACAGAAGATGCCCAAACTAACAAaacaagctttttttccttgtaattcCCACACAGCTGTGCGTTCAGCCATGGTCtatgctgcagctgccaccccTGGTGCTGCTCAGTCTGGGTCAGATTCCAGCAGGCTCCTGGCTGGGTGGCTCGCGGTACGTACGTGCTTCGCTCACTAAACATCGATCTCTCTCCAATGTCAGGCTTTGCCAGAAAGAGACACCCCCCTGCAGAACGCAACCACGGCCTGGGGCATGGCACGCGCTCCTTCCAACCGCAGGTTACCATCACGGTGCCAAacactgcccagctctgctcttcagcagagcctggagcaggtACCACAGATCTCCTCCTGGCACCAGGTGGGCAGTCGGATGGGGAGGGGGGGTCAGCTGCCCCTGTCTTCCTTGCAGAAGAGCATCCTCATGAAGGAGACAGCCGCTGGCTCTGCGggctggccagggctgcccaagggGCACGGCTCAGTGCCAGGGTCTGGCAGTCCTTCGTGTGAGATGAAGGCGGAAACGATTTTGCAGGAGATTAAGTAGAAAGAGTTCTGTGGCTCTGCCCACCCCGAGGACAGAGCCACCTTACACCGCAGAGCCCCCGGAgtgctgggccaggccagcCACCCCGGGGCTCTGCTCGTCAGGGCACAGCACCTCTGCTGGAAGCCGGGACTGGaacttctccagctgctcagggctggccAGGGTCTTCAGGAGGCTGTTCTCACGCTCCAGCTGGGAGTTTTTCTCCAACAGTTCCTTGATTTGCTCTTTCAGGACCTCCACCTCCTCCCGCACAGCGTACATCAAATGATTTTTCACAAGATCCTGCAAAAAGCCATGGAAGAAACCGATCAATGGAGAGTAATGTCCTGGGGGTTGCTCTCTCCCGTTCCCAAGTGTTGGGGCAAGTGCCAAATACTGCAGAAGCTTTTCCCAAGGACtatccctccccaccccaaccTTGGAACTGTGGCCAGGGCTCGGTGCTCATCCAGCATAGCTCCCTCAGCCGCCATCTCTCTAGTCTCTTTGCATCCAGAAGCACTCTCCAGCCCTCTCCCCGTCCCGGGATTTAGGAGACTGCAGTTCCCGAGCACCCAGGGAACCCGGCTCGGGCAACCCCAGACCCCGAAAGTCCTCCTCCATCTCCACCCTCGCTCCCTGCGCACTGCGGAGTGGCTGGAGCCAATGAGCTTCGCGGCGGTCGCAGacaaagagcagctctgcctttgcAGAGGGACGGGGCCTGGGGACCCCCGCGGGCAGAGGGACGCCCCCGCCCTAGGCAGAGCACCCACCCGGGAGCGGGAATTCTCCCCCCCGGGCATAGCACCCTCGGGGTGAAGGGGGAAGGTGTGGGGTAGAGGGCGCAGCGCTGCAGCTTACCATCGCCTGCTCGATCTTGTTGTCGATGGCCACCACGCTGGCTCCAGAGGCGCtggaagagagcagagaggCCGAGGGTCAGCACCGAACACCTCCTTTCCACAGGGGTCCGTGCACCGCGACACCTCCCCCCCCACCAGTGCCATCGGGGCGTCCCCCTCCACAAGGGAAATCAGGAATCCAGGCACCGGTCGCGCATGTCCTTCGCTCCCGGAGCAGCAATGCCCCCGCCCCACCTCATCAATGGGGGTCGCAGCGGCACCCCTGGGCACTGGGACGCCCCTTCCCCCAGATCTCTGCGGCGAATGGCGGGGGCCCCACGGCGCACCGGGGCCGCCCCTACCTGTTGTCGAGCTTCACGGAGATCACATCCCCCCCgagcagggaggagaagaaggagatgGAGAAGTTGTGGAGCTGATAGACAGCCACCTCCATGGGGGACTGGTACATGCCGGTGCTCATGGCTGAGGGCGCAGACCCGCACACACTGCCGCAGACGACGCAAAAGGCACTGCCGGGGCTTCCGCGCCGCGCTCGCTTATATCGGCAGCGCCCGCCTTGCCGGGAGGGGCGAACGCGGCCGGGACCGCCCGCTGCCCGCAGCGCCGCGCCGGGGGCAGCGCCGGTACTGCCCGCCGGTACTGCTCCGGTGCTGCCCCTCGCTGCTGCGCCCCGGTACTGCTCCGGTACTGCCCCGGTGCTGCCCCTCGCTGCTGCGCCCCGGTACTGCCCCGGTACTGCCCCGGTGCTGCCCCTCGCTGCTGCGCCCCGGTACTGCCCCGGTACTGCTCCGGTGCTGCCCCTCGCTGCTGCGCCGCGGTACTGCCCCGGTACTGCTCCGGTACTGCTCCGGTGCTGCCCGCCGGTACTGCTCCGGTGCTGCCCCTCGCTGCTGCGCCCCGGTACTGCTCCGGTACTGCTCCGGTACTGCTCCGGTGCTGCCCGCCGGTACTGCCCCGGTACTGCTCCGGTACTGCTCCGGTGCTGCCCGCCGGTACTGCCCCGGTACTGCCCCGGTACTGCTCCGGTACTGCTCCGGTGCTGCCCGCCGGTACTGCCCCGGTACTGCTCCGGTACTGCCCCGGTACTGCTCCGGTACTGCCCCGGTACTGCCCCGGTACTGCTCCGGTGCTGCCCCTCGCTGCTGCGCCCCGGTACTGCTCCGGTGCTGCTCCGGTACTGCCCCTCGCTGCTGCGCCCCGGTACTGCCCCCGGTGCGGCACACTGCCCCCCGGTATTGCAcctctctgcagcccctccGCCCCTTCCAGTTAAACCACAGCACGACGCCGTCCCAACGCAAGAACGAACCCCGCGTTTCAGTACTGTGTCCCCCCTAATCTGCACCCTCTCTCCACGCCCCTCGTCTGTTGCAAGCCGAGGCCTGGCACCCCCGGCACCCCTAGTACAGCTCCCCATAGCCCACCTCCCCATAGCCCACACGCCTCAACAACGCGTTCCTGTTCTCTTGGGCACCCGGGATGGGGTTCGGTCGGGGGGACGCACGCACCTGCTTgggggctgggagaaggggtGAACCCGGTCTGCATTTGGAGGTGCAGCCTGCACGTCCTGCACAGTAAGGCCCCGTGACTGTGAAGGGGAGGCGGGAAGGAAAGAGCCATGGGCATTCAAAATAGAACCCGGGCTGCAAAATAGAAACGGGAGTGAAAAACAGAAACGGGCtgccaaaaaacaaacaaaaccccaaaagggGGTGCATAACAGAAACGAGGgtgcaaaacaaacagaaacagcagTGATAAACAACAGAAACGAGAGCGGAGAAACAGTCTAGGCGTAAAAAACAACTCCAGGAGGGGAAACGAAAACCTGCACGCAGAGAAAACCCGGGGTGCAGAACCAACGCAGGGAACAGAACACTCCCCGAGGCTGCAGAACAACAACTGcggagtgcagaacaaacccGGGGTACAGAACAACACCCCCGGAGTGCAAAACAGCCCCTGGAGTGGAGGTACAAAACCAGCTCGGGgtacaaagcaaaacaaccccAGGG
This window encodes:
- the TSC22D3 gene encoding TSC22 domain family protein 3 isoform X4, which encodes MSTGMYQSPMEVAVYQLHNFSISFFSSLLGGDVISVKLDNSASGASVVAIDNKIEQAMDLVKNHLMYAVREEVEVLKEQIKELLEKNSQLERENSLLKTLASPEQLEKFQSRLPAEVLCPDEQSPGVAGLAQHSGGSAV
- the TSC22D3 gene encoding TSC22 domain family protein 3 isoform X1, encoding MSSSPAEECRSPVGLDCCSCCLDLANRSGLEEGAGGENNNPGSPTVSSFRQLREQLVQQNLNTDKLSSIMRQDSLEPVVRDPCYLFNQGICNRNIDQTLLSILLFFHSPGSILNAHGSFLPASPSQSRGLTVQDVQAAPPNADRVHPFSQPPSSASGASVVAIDNKIEQAMDLVKNHLMYAVREEVEVLKEQIKELLEKNSQLERENSLLKTLASPEQLEKFQSRLPAEVLCPDEQSPGVAGLAQHSGGSAV
- the TSC22D3 gene encoding TSC22 domain family protein 3 isoform X3, which translates into the protein MQPTPGLSPVANWGHTATGRDSIAARNRGARTVSQGGMAFPPLYSPSLFRRRDCPGSILNAHGSFLPASPSQSRGLTVQDVQAAPPNADRVHPFSQPPSSASGASVVAIDNKIEQAMDLVKNHLMYAVREEVEVLKEQIKELLEKNSQLERENSLLKTLASPEQLEKFQSRLPAEVLCPDEQSPGVAGLAQHSGGSAV